In Sporichthya polymorpha DSM 43042, a genomic segment contains:
- a CDS encoding CaiB/BaiF CoA transferase family protein: MDTENVGPLAGIRVVEVGTHVAGPFAGQLLGDFGAEVIKIEQPTGGDPMRHWGPVRPEGYSLWWEVLGRNKKSVTVDLRQPEGQALVRRLVLERADVLLENFRPGTLERWGLDPAELQEVRPDLIVARVSGYGQTGPYARRAGFGSIGEAMGGIRHVTGEPDRPPSRVGVSLGDALAGVFAAYGVAMSLVHRERTRAATSGMPSSNGHGPPRTGGQVVDVAIYEAVLALMESLVLDYELTGHVRGRTGSTLPNVAPSNIYRAADGVWVLIAANADAPFRRLVEVMEQPQLAEDPRFATHLARGEHAQDLDELIGAWARGLSAEKLVEVLSEHGVPASGIYTAKEMLTDPHFAARESLIQTVHPVLGEMHMQAPFPRLSATPGSVRSTGPAHGQHNDEVLGDLLGLSNADIDALRRAGVVAGEPATK, translated from the coding sequence ATGGACACCGAAAATGTCGGGCCCCTGGCCGGGATCCGCGTCGTCGAAGTGGGCACCCACGTCGCCGGCCCCTTCGCGGGTCAGCTGCTGGGTGACTTCGGCGCCGAGGTCATCAAGATCGAGCAGCCGACCGGCGGCGACCCCATGCGGCACTGGGGGCCGGTACGCCCCGAGGGCTACAGCCTGTGGTGGGAGGTGCTCGGCCGGAACAAGAAGTCGGTCACCGTGGACCTCCGCCAACCCGAGGGGCAGGCACTCGTCCGGCGACTCGTGCTCGAGCGGGCGGACGTCCTGCTGGAGAACTTCCGCCCCGGCACCCTGGAGCGGTGGGGGCTCGACCCGGCCGAGCTCCAGGAGGTGCGGCCGGACCTGATCGTCGCCCGCGTCAGCGGCTACGGCCAGACCGGACCGTACGCGCGCCGCGCCGGATTCGGCAGCATCGGCGAGGCCATGGGCGGGATCCGGCACGTCACCGGTGAGCCGGACCGACCGCCGTCCCGCGTCGGGGTGAGCCTGGGCGACGCCCTGGCCGGCGTGTTCGCCGCCTACGGCGTGGCGATGTCGTTGGTGCACCGGGAGCGGACCCGCGCCGCGACGTCCGGAATGCCGTCCTCGAACGGGCACGGGCCGCCGCGCACCGGTGGTCAGGTCGTCGACGTCGCCATCTACGAGGCCGTGCTGGCCTTGATGGAGAGCCTCGTCCTGGACTACGAGCTCACCGGGCACGTCCGTGGTCGGACCGGATCGACGCTGCCCAACGTCGCGCCGTCGAACATCTACCGCGCGGCCGACGGGGTCTGGGTGCTCATCGCCGCCAACGCCGATGCGCCGTTCCGGCGGCTCGTCGAGGTGATGGAGCAGCCGCAACTGGCCGAGGACCCGCGCTTCGCCACCCACCTCGCCCGGGGTGAGCACGCGCAGGACCTCGACGAGTTGATCGGCGCATGGGCGCGGGGTCTGAGCGCCGAGAAGCTGGTCGAGGTGCTCTCCGAGCACGGGGTCCCGGCGAGCGGCATCTACACCGCCAAGGAGATGCTCACCGATCCGCACTTCGCCGCCCGGGAGAGTCTGATCCAGACCGTTCACCCGGTCCTCGGTGAGATGCACATGCAGGCGCCGTTCCCGCGCCTGAGCGCGACGCCCGGGTCGGTCCGCAGCACCGGACCGGCGCACGGCCAGCACAACGACGAGGTCCTCGGCGACCTGCTCGGACTCAGCAACGCGGACATCGACGCCCTGCGGCGCGCCGGCGTGGTCGCCGGAGAGCCCGCGACCAAGTAG
- a CDS encoding 3-keto-5-aminohexanoate cleavage protein, which yields MITQDPKKIVITAAVNGPFTMREKRPGIPWEGNPTTPYTPEEIALAQKEAYDQGASIAHTHTRLEDGTNVHEAELFGQSHRLIHAQTNMLCNPTTGGGGMITPEERIGIIPALASMPQGSKPELAELTAGSVNLDFYDQRTKQWTLGNLIFSNSNANFEMFLDTCNQYDVKPVICCFEYGHLYNVLRMVDKGLIRTPVFLDFAFCGGPIVSGVTPTIENLKGFVDRIPDDLDCIWEVLTFGVDEFPIALAATAMGGNVRLGLEDYHYADQGNPTTADLVKRFVPLAAALGRTPASPDETREYLGLG from the coding sequence ATGATCACGCAGGACCCGAAGAAGATCGTCATCACCGCTGCCGTCAACGGCCCGTTCACCATGCGCGAGAAGCGGCCCGGCATCCCGTGGGAGGGCAACCCCACCACGCCGTACACGCCCGAGGAGATCGCCCTCGCGCAGAAGGAGGCCTACGACCAGGGTGCGTCCATCGCGCACACGCACACGCGGCTCGAGGACGGTACCAACGTCCACGAGGCTGAGCTGTTCGGTCAGAGCCACCGGCTGATCCACGCCCAGACGAACATGCTCTGCAACCCGACGACCGGCGGCGGCGGCATGATCACGCCCGAGGAGCGCATCGGCATCATCCCGGCGCTCGCGTCGATGCCGCAGGGCTCGAAGCCCGAGCTCGCCGAACTGACGGCCGGGTCGGTGAACCTTGACTTCTACGACCAGAGGACCAAGCAGTGGACGCTGGGCAACCTGATCTTCAGCAACTCGAACGCCAACTTCGAGATGTTCCTCGACACCTGCAACCAGTACGACGTCAAGCCCGTCATCTGCTGCTTCGAGTACGGACACCTGTACAACGTGCTGCGGATGGTCGACAAGGGCCTGATCCGTACGCCGGTCTTCCTCGACTTCGCGTTCTGCGGCGGACCGATCGTCTCCGGCGTCACGCCCACGATCGAGAACCTCAAGGGCTTCGTCGACCGGATCCCGGACGACCTCGACTGCATCTGGGAGGTCCTGACCTTCGGCGTCGACGAGTTCCCGATCGCGCTCGCCGCCACGGCGATGGGCGGCAACGTCCGACTCGGCCTCGAGGACTACCACTACGCGGACCAGGGCAACCCCACGACCGCCGACCTGGTCAAGCGGTTCGTCCCGCTCGCGGCCGCGCTGGGACGCACACCGGCGAGTCCGGACGAGACCCGGGAGTACCTCGGCCTGGGCTGA